A genome region from Flammeovirga agarivorans includes the following:
- a CDS encoding InlB B-repeat-containing protein has protein sequence MIKHLILIICILFFFQTGFSQEKPLEGDGSISNPYQIENVSHLLWLSKAEGDTDDVLNRLEHHYILMADIDLTNVDFVPIGSTETPFKGTFDGRGYTISSLSIDQSSSRYLGLFGVILSGTVHHLQLNNVNVSGERFIGALAGKIDESTIIHHIIAKGTVHGERGIGGIIGEINNKSEVSYIQSFVATSVIDGEKNVGGIAGVIYNKSSISQSYVAADVTGSSSVGPLVGAGHFASSEDKLVSIKESYWDKDITGLNSNEGIADSYGLTTEEFKTEDSFLDLDFENIWKMDTNSDFSETSRPYLSWIGGVFVQVKNENEDWGAVQGEGYYSIGEQISLKAVPNQNVEFVQWELNNEVYSDQPEVNVTVEEHMVFEASFEPAEYLITEISSPRGKVIGDDTLKVTSFETVQLPISPKTAYEIEEVFLNGNSIGTVPYITLSGVSEDIVIEVKYKSIDYQLPEGEGTAESPYVIRTLEELRWFSEGDTTTGIGQGTRWRSHVILDANIYAEETQHWNAGLGFFPIGTESKPFRGHFNGQHYEIHDLVSQREQERYIGLFGYSKDSASIRNLQILNVDFKGDRYVGALLGKADSTNIENIVVSGKVEAERLIGGAVGELNKGSHLSQSASFVDVSVIEGGKNLGGLVGTIYNRSSVNEVYAVGSVENASNSGGLIGNGHKEDVVSVTNAYWDHETTGLTSSHLQEDTFGLSTSAFSDLDNFVGWASSEVNWSILINTKYDQVERPYPFELQKHWINVTANRRDWGVLTGNGRYLEGEKVKIKALTLAGHYFIEWQKNGEFLSTESSVEIVVANHNDEYKAILGADEYIIEVSQSDNGTITPGTSTVFHNDDFTFQIVPDDGYEVDYLLVDQDTILATTEYTFKAVTQSYSFSARFKEYEPTIFIIPAIAGENGSITPLLGEVSEGEDITFDIIPDPGYEIDLVFVGDDNSIDTLETDKTAYAHTFENVWNNYSISATFKKSTISSLDPTDEWINVYPNPFTSEVNILVTKPQSIQIINLTGQVVYQQELTENKTVLSLTSLPRGIYIIKSSESKPVKIQKK, from the coding sequence ATGATTAAGCATTTAATACTTATCATATGTATTCTCTTCTTTTTTCAAACTGGATTTTCACAAGAAAAACCATTGGAAGGAGATGGTTCAATAAGTAATCCATATCAAATTGAAAATGTGTCTCACCTGTTATGGCTTTCCAAAGCAGAAGGGGATACAGATGATGTACTCAATAGACTTGAACATCATTACATTTTAATGGCAGATATTGATTTAACCAATGTGGACTTTGTGCCTATTGGTTCAACAGAAACGCCTTTCAAAGGAACTTTTGATGGAAGAGGATATACAATTTCAAGTTTAAGTATTGACCAGTCTTCATCTAGATACTTGGGTTTGTTTGGTGTTATTTTATCGGGAACAGTGCATCATTTGCAACTGAATAATGTTAATGTTTCAGGAGAAAGGTTTATTGGGGCTTTGGCAGGAAAAATTGATGAAAGCACCATCATTCATCATATCATTGCGAAGGGTACTGTACATGGTGAAAGAGGTATTGGAGGTATTATTGGTGAGATCAATAACAAGTCTGAAGTATCATATATACAATCATTTGTAGCAACATCAGTAATTGATGGAGAGAAAAATGTGGGTGGTATTGCAGGAGTTATATACAATAAATCATCAATTTCACAGTCTTATGTAGCAGCAGATGTTACAGGATCATCAAGTGTAGGACCATTAGTAGGCGCTGGTCACTTTGCCAGTAGTGAAGACAAATTGGTGTCAATCAAAGAAAGTTATTGGGACAAGGATATTACAGGACTAAACTCTAATGAAGGTATTGCAGATTCCTATGGTTTAACAACGGAAGAATTTAAAACAGAAGATAGCTTTTTGGATCTTGATTTTGAAAACATTTGGAAGATGGATACAAATAGTGATTTTTCGGAAACAAGTAGACCTTATCTTTCATGGATTGGCGGTGTATTCGTTCAAGTGAAAAATGAAAATGAAGATTGGGGAGCAGTCCAAGGGGAAGGATATTATTCGATTGGAGAGCAGATTTCATTGAAAGCAGTTCCCAATCAAAATGTAGAATTTGTACAATGGGAACTCAACAATGAGGTATATTCTGATCAACCAGAAGTTAACGTTACTGTGGAAGAACATATGGTATTTGAAGCATCATTTGAACCTGCCGAATATCTAATTACCGAAATAAGTTCTCCAAGAGGAAAGGTAATCGGAGATGATACATTAAAGGTTACCTCATTTGAAACAGTACAATTACCCATCTCTCCAAAGACAGCCTACGAAATTGAGGAAGTATTTCTAAATGGAAATTCAATCGGAACAGTACCATATATCACATTATCGGGAGTTTCCGAAGATATAGTTATTGAAGTGAAATATAAAAGTATTGACTATCAATTACCTGAGGGAGAGGGGACTGCAGAAAGCCCATATGTTATTCGAACATTAGAAGAACTAAGATGGTTTTCAGAAGGAGATACAACCACAGGTATTGGACAAGGTACGCGTTGGAGAAGTCATGTGATATTGGATGCTAATATTTATGCAGAAGAAACTCAACATTGGAATGCAGGATTAGGTTTTTTCCCAATTGGTACTGAATCCAAACCATTTAGAGGCCATTTTAATGGACAACATTATGAGATTCATGATCTAGTATCACAAAGAGAACAAGAAAGATATATTGGATTGTTCGGTTATAGTAAAGATAGTGCATCAATAAGGAATTTACAGATCTTAAATGTAGACTTCAAAGGGGATAGATATGTAGGTGCACTCCTTGGTAAAGCTGACAGTACAAATATTGAAAATATCGTCGTTTCAGGTAAAGTAGAAGCAGAAAGATTAATAGGTGGAGCAGTTGGTGAATTGAATAAAGGAAGTCACTTATCTCAATCGGCCTCTTTCGTTGATGTAAGTGTGATTGAAGGCGGGAAAAACCTTGGGGGTTTAGTAGGTACAATCTACAATAGATCATCAGTAAACGAAGTTTATGCTGTAGGGAGTGTGGAGAATGCATCAAATTCAGGTGGATTAATTGGTAATGGACACAAAGAAGATGTTGTGAGTGTTACTAATGCGTATTGGGATCATGAAACTACTGGACTTACGTCTTCACATTTACAAGAGGATACATTTGGTTTGTCGACTTCAGCATTTAGTGATTTGGATAACTTTGTAGGTTGGGCATCATCAGAAGTCAATTGGTCTATTTTAATAAACACAAAATATGATCAAGTGGAGAGACCTTATCCCTTTGAGTTACAAAAACATTGGATTAATGTGACAGCCAATAGAAGAGACTGGGGTGTACTGACCGGTAATGGTAGATACCTTGAAGGAGAAAAAGTAAAGATCAAAGCGTTAACACTTGCAGGTCATTATTTTATTGAATGGCAAAAAAATGGCGAATTTCTATCAACAGAATCATCAGTAGAAATTGTAGTTGCTAATCATAATGATGAATACAAAGCTATCCTTGGAGCAGATGAGTATATCATTGAAGTAAGTCAATCCGATAACGGTACAATTACTCCAGGTACATCAACTGTTTTCCACAATGATGATTTTACATTTCAGATCGTTCCAGATGATGGTTATGAAGTAGATTACCTGCTTGTGGATCAGGATACCATTTTAGCTACTACAGAATATACTTTTAAAGCGGTAACGCAATCCTATAGTTTTTCAGCTAGGTTTAAAGAGTATGAACCTACTATTTTTATCATTCCAGCTATTGCAGGAGAAAACGGAAGCATTACTCCACTTTTAGGAGAAGTGAGTGAAGGTGAGGATATTACTTTTGATATTATTCCTGACCCGGGTTACGAAATTGATCTGGTTTTTGTAGGAGATGACAACAGTATTGATACATTAGAAACAGATAAAAC